One genomic region from Quercus robur chromosome 4, dhQueRobu3.1, whole genome shotgun sequence encodes:
- the LOC126721685 gene encoding uncharacterized protein LOC126721685 yields the protein MLYYTVWLISHIDPIKYIFEKLALTRKISRWQMLLSIFNFVFVTRNAIKGQAVVDYLADRLLNDPELSESLFLDEDVMALEPEPNNVEPWRWKLYFDGVANFTGNEVGAVLVSLKGQQIPISVKLNFDCTNNVTEYKVCIVGLQVTLEFGAYDLSVFGDSLLIISQIKGKWQARDTKLIPY from the coding sequence ATGCTCTACTACACCGTGTGGCTCATTTCCCATATAGATCCCATTAAGTACATCTTTGAAAAGCTAGCTCTTACAAGGAAGATCTCCCGTTGGCAAATGTTGCTCTCCATATTCAACTTTGTGTTTGTCACGAGAAATGCCATCAAGGGCCAGGCTGTAGTCGACTACCTAGCGGACCGGCTGCTGAATGATCCAGAACTTTCAGAATCCCTCTTCCTTGATGAGGATGTCATGGCACTAGAGCCAGAACCAAACAATGTGGAACCGTGGCGTTGGAAGCTTTATTTTGATGGAGTCGCCAATTTTACCGGAAATGAAGTGGGAGCAGTCTTAGTTTCCCTCAAGGGCCAGCAAATCCCTATTTCAGTCAAGCTAAATTTTGATTGCACCAACAACGTCACAGAATATAAAGTGTGCATAGTCGGCTTGCAAGTGACCCTAGAGTTCGGCGCCTATGACTTGAGCGTCTTTGGAGATTCCCTATTAATCATCTCccaaatcaaaggaaaatgGCAAGCTCGAGACACCAAGTTGATTCCGTATTAG